The Papaver somniferum cultivar HN1 chromosome 6, ASM357369v1, whole genome shotgun sequence genome segment TAACTCTGTAACGGATCTGGTATAATTATTAATATATGAGGCTTGCctcttttttggaaaaaaaatcatatttttatcaggacgaaaacctaattttgaatcaaaatcaaaaattgaaAACTCAGAATTCAATCTCACCTTTTTGAATCGAATGAAGTGATAACTATTAAACCTATCTCAAATTcaaagggttattttgagtttgggtCATAAAAAAGTGACCGCAGTTGCGGTTGAgtcatgattattttttttaattagagtttgggtcacatGAGCGTTGTTGACCATCTTGACCGTTACCCAAAggataaatcttttaattaatttatATTTAGTTAACGCCGTCAGTGATCGTTTGCACGTGAACCGCAGATGTAACCAGAAGTCTATTGAAACGCATCTAAAGATCTGAATTAATCTACTAAAACACGTTCAACATTGTGGTGGTGGAGAGAAAACTCAACCGGTTGTGGACTTGAAACGCGTTGTGCGGGAAACTGAAGATATAGAAGTGAAGCAAACAAATCACCAATTCAATTTCATAACCAGATTTTTTTAATTCAGCAtaaagaagtaatcaatttaCGGAAACTAATCGAATACTCATCGATTTAGTACTTCTCAATAAAACTTTATTCAACTTTCACCATTAAAATAACTGTGTGATTTCAAAATTATCAACTATTTCTAGCCCGCAAAGAGTTGGTGAGATTTGATCAAATTGGTAGTTATGGGATAGTGTTTTTACGATGAATGCATGTTGATTGTGTTAAATACATGTGAATAGATAGAAGAACTacgttttttaattgattttctaattagggtttccatTATTTGTTGTTGGTTGAGGTTTCATTGCTACTTCCAATGTAAAAACATCTCATGAATCTTCTCGTAAAACAGGAAACTGATGCAATTCATGCGAATGTGATAAtcaaatccaaaaaaataaaatgggtAGGGCGTGGTTTTTTTtggaattgaagagaaaaaaaatagggAGTCTCGAAGTGGAAAGGTTAAGGAACAAAGGAAGAAAAACTTAAAGGCACCGTGAAGAGGTACAATGATTACATTAGTAAATAAATCTAATTCAAATATTATGTTGGTTATTTCCTTTTTTAACTGAATTTCCCAACTGTCAAGACGGTCAACCACGATTATGTAGTCCAAActctaatttaaaaaaaaattgtgatccAAACACAACGCTGGTCACTTTTTCgtgacccaaaatcaaaatattccAAATTCAAACCGTAGAATTCAATCTTACGCACTTAATTTAATAGGAGCTCGTGTTCCCTGTGATCGAAGTTTTGATTCTATTTCAACAGaagaaattatttttcttttataattcATCTTCAGGAGTATGATAAAAACTCAGTtatttagggctgtcaatgggtacccggaatCGGACCTGGTCTTAACAGGTCCAAACAGGTAATACCCATCGTATACTCGCAGGTATTGGGTACCCGATTATTCATCCTTTTGTTAACCTTTTTGGCAAATTTATAAGTGTTTtgctagttttggttttgatctttttccattttttacttttttcttacatttaatctttatttagtacattaataaagaaatactcccttcgtcccactattagatgacctagatgaagtttgcacaattcttaaggcaaggagTGGGAAGgagtatttttaagtttttttttacaattatacccttatggataataatttgtaaaatttagaaatgatttatctctcaaactataccatggattttcgtaaactttgtatcagtggaaaacattttaaaacacctacataacgagTATAAACATGGATATCAAATTATATACATTTCGTATACTAAcgataatcaatcaaaaggataattttagaaatattacttgtttaatgaaataggtcaactaatgatgggacaaaattttaaactaagtaggtcatctaatagtgggacggagggagtaattaataactttttataataataatttaGAATAAagccaaaaaaagaaagaaattaagttttttaagattttctttatagttttatTAATATCCAGCGGGTACCCGAAATTTTAAACGGATTCGattctgggtccacaaatttaaGAACCAGACTCGAGTTTTATAAGTAGGGATCAGGTCTGGATCCAGTGGTACTTGGGAGGATTTGGATCAATTGACAACCCTAATTTAGATAGTAGATTACGTCTAGGCAGAATGCCTAAATAGAATACTAGGACCATAGAATTTAAATTCTTATTTAATAGTGATATTTTGCTTTTCTTATACACCCAGGAAACCAAATCCAAGGGTTATTTAACCAAAAAATGGTTTGAAAATGGGAGTAGGGAAAAATGAGTATGCTCATTTTCAAATCGACCATCACTCAATATGGTTTTTGAAACCAGAGTATAATTCTTGGAACATATCCCAGACCCCGTATGCACGTCCCGATTGAGtattaggggtgagcatttggcccaTAATTCGTGGATTTAACTGGGACCAACCATATTTTTGCGGATGGATGCCCTGACCGTTCACTAATGGGTTAGACGCGAATGGAATTTTCGATATCCAACGGATGATGGATTGggtccggatgcaaccttgaaaatccgttggacatcagTATCCGTTAAGTTAAGGGAATTTATATAGTTTTAGAAAATACTATTGATAAATTGAGAATTTTCAACGTGGTTGCTTGGGGTGTTGTCCATGGCACTTATATATCTGTATACATATATAGGATATGTAGGTTCTATAAGAAGTTACTTATGTTggctttattttttaattaaaattttaactaaaacaaatccattggattatccgtatCCAATCCATCCAtacgtgcatccattggatgtgaatgctaaatttgaaatccgtagtgtattggattggatgcggatggagtgaaaaccggtccataccggcccatgctcactcCTTTGAGTATATCCAGCTAATAATGGTAATGATTCCTGAAACATATCCCAGACCCCGTACGCACGTTTCGATCTATGGCACGCTCGAATGGTAAACTTGGAAAGTCCAAATGATTGTCAACCACACTAAAGGGAAATAATTTCCAATCCAGAGCACTGTTGATGCTCAAATGACAAGTACTATGGGGTTCATTTTATGCATATCCATGGCAAAAATAGAGAAATGCACTAGGCCTGCACACggttcggttcggtgcggttattGGTAAAACCGTTGACCTAACCGTATATAGTGCGGTTATCAAAATTGAAAGCATAGCCAAACTGTTTAGTATTCTGTTCGGTTTTAACCTTACTGACAGTATTCGGTTATTTTACGGTTCGGTTCAGTTTTGTACCTATACCTGCACTTGTACATGTACATTCTGAAATTATTAAAAAACGGATACATTCCATACTTAAGTCTTAACAAGATAACCAAAGTCTAAAGATTAAAAACTGAGTTGAAGTTCAAAAACAAGGTAACCACAGTTTTAAGTCTAAAGATTAACCAAAGTCTAAAGATAGCCAAAGTTAAACAGAGCCGATGTCTTAACAAGTAGATAATCGAAGTTAAAAAGCAAGTAGCATGAAGAGTTGCCAGTAAAAGACTGCAGTCATCCCCTTAATCTTGATTTCTCAAGTAGCAGACCAGTAAAAGAATGCAGTCCATCCAtttctcaagccaatcatcctcttaatcttcatcctttcccaaaatgtctgcaacaagaatgccaagaagaaaagaaacaaataagaTAAGAGAATGACTAGTGGAATGTTAACATGGCATTGCAATAGCAAATTCCTAATTTCTATTATCTTTCTTTCAGATGAATATGTTTCAAAACCACATTcagtaaataaaatataaaaaatgaaaGTTATAGTTTCAGTTTGATAATTATGGCAAAGGCTACAGTTTCAACTGGGAAAAATATCATTTATAAGCAATACCATATTATGACATTCATCATGCTTAGTGTATCATCCACAGTTAGTTACTACATTCATTCAAATTTTAAGtcaaaaagaagagaagagattTCATTACCATCTTCAATACTGGCATTGCCATCTGGTACATAGTCACATAtgaaatcaagagagataggttTCTGCAACCAGCTTTGAATACAGAGAAGTGCTTCAAGTGTCCTGTCAGATAGCGAGATTCTCCATGGAGTAAGAATGCGCCTTCGGTACTGAATGCAGACTCTGAAGCAACTGAGGACACTGATATTTCCAAAATATCCTTCGCCATAAGTGATAGTACCTTATACTTGGtactattagcctgccaccaagccaGAATATCAAAATCCCTGGTAGATGTTTCACAGTCATCAAGAAAATACCTTTCAAGTTCTGACTTTGGATGAGTAGAGTGAGCATTCATTCTTCGCCTTTTCTTCCTCGACTCAAGCATATCCTCAATGTTCTCTTCTTGCACACAAACTACCATGTCATCTACACCTGCAGCAGTTGTTAACCCAGTGCCTAAGACATCAGCACAATCAATATTAGTAAATGATGATGATAACAATATTTATAATCTTTAACAATAGAACAAAAGAAGATAACTAAAGTTCAAAAGCTGATGTCACCTTCATCTGCATTGGAATTTGAATACATGGTGTTGTACTCTTCATAAACTTTTCCCATATCTTGTTTCACATCTTTCAAAACAGTTCCAACCCTGAAATCATCTTGCTCATACACACATTCAAGATCAAACTTCAAACCAGACTCTTTCTCTCGAGGATCAAGCAACTTAGCAAAAAACAGAACAAAGTTCATATCTTCATAATCCCCCTAATATGTGTTGTACTTTTTAAACATTACTTCTGTCATCCTAGAAATATGATAATCTCGGTTTCCTATAGCTCTAAGACGAACCAATTTTTCATGAATCAAAGCCAACTGCCATAAAAACTCATGTGTAGTAACATGTATTGAAGTAGAACTTAACAGCAGaatcaaagaatatttttaaaCATTTCACAAGACTCATAGCATATGACCAGTCTGCAGCATATGGAGCATGATAACGGGGCTTGTTCTTTTTCTTCGTATTCCTCTTTTTAGTTACATCTCCTTCACATTCAGATTCACTAGAACTAAGAATCTTCACCATCAATTACAACAGTGTCATCATCACTATTAGGTAAAGCTTCACATTCagattctttgaaaatatacttataTCGAAAGCTCTTATCTTCTCTTTCTAACCTCTTAAAGACCTTCTCATATGGAATGGCAACTTCAAGCATTAGATATGTAGCATTCCACCTAGTCTTCACATCTAAGAAAACCATCTTCTTGCAATTAATCTTCTCAAGAGCAGCACATTCTTTGAATTTGGCTAACCTAGAGGGAGAACCGCTAACATACTTAATAACTGATCTGATCCTGCTAATTGACTTGTGATACAACAACACCGCATCTTTAACAACAAGCGCAAGAACATGCGCAACACACCTTACCTGATAAAAGAATGAAACAAGGAAATATCAGTAAATTGTTCTAAACTGAGTAATAAGAAATGTACTTGTTCTAAACTGAGTAATGACAAAGCATGAAAGAATCGGTAAAGATACACAAGCATACACAGAGGACAAGGCATTTAACATAGTTTACATAGTGTCGTCATTTAAATGGAAGAAACCTAGTTACAACAAACTGATGAGAAACTACAAGTGGTATTATGCTATGGTTTCAGAGTGTACAAGCAAACATATTTACAAAGTGTACAAGAAATGCTACTCGTTTTAGAGTTACAACAATCCTACAGATGTAAAGTAAATGAAATCAGAACTGCAGAACCCTAAGGATGGCAGGAAAACATAAAAGGTATGCTAAGTTATATTTACAGGCTAAAATGCAGATGATGCTATGAAACTGAAAGAGAAAATACTAGGTTACAAAGTGTAATGACAAGATGGAACAAAATGAAAGATAAGAAACAAATTCTTTGTAAATAAACAACTCCGCAAAAGAATGGACTGAGAGAGAGGTAGGGAGAAATGAATCACTAAAAATAGATGCTTGTATGCTCAAACTTAGTCCGTAGAAACATCGTTTAAGCATATTTAAGTTAAGTCTAAATGAAAACATCATTACAATCTCAAAAGCTATTTAATCTTTTAAGCATATTTTAGCACATTTAAAATTAGTCAATGTAAAACATGGAGGTCCATTACAATCTCAAAAGCTAAGTCTAAATGAAACAATTAAACTACTGAAGAAGAGATTTAagcataaaaaaaaatccaacctgCATGTATTGAGCTCTAACTGTTGCTCCtgtccaattgatgacactgGTTTGAAGATACTCAATCGCCACAGTATTTGCACTGACATTGTCCAAAGTCACGGCGAAAAGATCTTCTAGCCCCCAATCCAGCAAGCATTTCTCAAGCATTTTTCCAATTTCCACTCCAGTATGACCCTTGATCTGGAAAAACATGATGACCCTCTTTTGAAGCTtccaatgaatattaataaagtGCACTGTCACGCACATatacttgaagttgtttggagaggtccatgtatcagttgtgagagagactctttgtttactttccttaaaatatttcttcaacttttctttctcaTCTTTGTAGATTGTTAAAAGATCTCTGTAAATGGTAATCCTGCTTGGCACCTTGAATCTAGGTTCCAACTGTTCACTTTATCTTCTAAGCCCTTGTCCTTCTACAATTCTAAATGGCAGTTCTATTATGACAAACTCAGCCAATCTCCTTCTACACATATCCTTGTCATAACTAACAGCAACCAGTTGCGATGACTGTCCTGGTCTTGGTGGTGGAAACCCTAAACTCTGTTGTCCCTTCAGCTTCTTGTTGGGATTCTCAGGACATGTGCCTAAATGTGTCTTCATGCTGGAGGTGTCATTTCCTCGACTATCAGCTTGAAACTTCTTCTTGCAGTGCTTACATTGTGCTTGTTTTTTATTGAGCCTTACAAAATCATTCCATACTTTATATCTCACTTTTCCCTTCTTCTTTGGTTCACTTTCAGGTGCAGGGTCCTGTGTAGCCTGCTGTGTTTCTTGTGTAGCATCAACTTGAGGTGTTACAGAAGGTTTCACTTCAGTAGACTCAGCTGCAGGGGATTGAGAGGCTGGAGACGCACCTGCCATCTTGCAGCTCGATAAAGAAACTGAACTTGATCCAAGTATTAACACTTACAGCCCCTGCGAAATGTAAACAAGTTAGTTGAGTTGGAAATGGCTAGCAAGTTCTTAATACAAGCACACATATCTCTACAACAAACATCATTTCCAACATTTAGTTCTTAATACAAGCACATATATCACTACTCAAGAAGATAGGAAAGAACAAATGATTCTACTTAAGCTCAAGCAACAATTTGGGAACCAATCAGCATCACAATCATGGATTTCATTATCAAACCCTAGCCACTATTCTAATTGGTCGGGTATAATttgtaactctaacaactcagttACCAATATCTCACTTCACAACATAAGTATTACACAAATAGTTCCAACTTTTATATGTGATATGAAGAATTTAACGGAGATTGAAAAGAGTAAATAAATTCTCAAAGAGTAATTCATATAACAACAATACCTCATATCAATCAACACCCATTAAAAGTTTAAAACCCTTTTGCTCATTGTCACAGATCATAAACCCTTCATTAATCAAAAAACCTTTTTCAAGACATTTCATAATCAACAAACCCTCATAAACACTGAAGATTGAACTCAAATCAAACAGAACAAGTCAAACTGAAACACTAGTTACCTGTTTGAGCTGACAATACTCTCTAGAAGAACTCCCTATCTTTTAATGAAGAACTCCAGCTGTTGGTCCTGCTATTCAAGATCTGAgaacataaaaacaaaaaaacaaaaaacaaaaaaattataacCCTAAATCGATTGATAAACACTAATCGATTGACAACAGAAATCGATTGATAAATAGAAATCAAACCATCTCGAGAgtcaaaagaaaccctaaaaataaaaaaaataaaaaaaaaccagaaattgatttaaaaaaaaatcaatcaaggagAAAACACTTACTACTCACTAGATcatagaggtggtggtgctcttgagtcttgaatcttgatggaGGTGGAGGAGGCGACTATATGCTACTGGTGGTGAAAGAGGCGACTGGAGAGAGACCAAGTCTCAGAgaggaaatgaagaagaaatgaagaagttgCTTAACAGTTTAGGGTTTCTACTATATATACTCTAGGGTTACTCGAATTTTGACGGCTAGGATTGATCAAAGTAGAAATAAATCAACGTCGTACATTAATCGATTAATCGGTTCGGTTAGGTTGCGGTTATTGGTGGAACTGTTGGCCGAACCAAAGATCTGACGGTTATTAAAATTAAAACCGTGACCGACGGTTGGATTATCGGTTCGGTACGGTTCAGTTTGTGCAGTTGTTGGTTCGGTTTGTGCGGTTACCATTGGATTATCGGTTCGGTTTGTGCGGCTATTGGTTCGGTGCGGTTACGGGCTCTAAATCTTTGAATCCAGAAGTCTGATGTGGCTAAAGTCTAGAGCTCTCTGGTTTCCTCATGCCTCTTGGCCATCGCAATACAAATTTCTCACATAGTGCTCTTTGGTTTCATCAGGGCAATACAAAATTTTCACATAGACTTGCAGTGAAGGATCATATTGTTGCACTTGGAGTACAGGTTCCCCTTAAAATTCTCTAGCAGGCGTAAACTTCTGGAAGTTacccattttcatgttcacttcGTCAAACTGAACTTCAAAGCAGGTATAAAATGTGCATGCACCAACTCTGAATTTATAATAACACAACATGAATAAACAGCAAACATGAAATCTATAAAATAAGATCTATAACAGAATACTAGTGAAACCCAATGGAACTGAAGTCTTGTAGTCAAAATTAACATCCATGTAAGAACTTTTAATCATCCACTGAATTCCAAGCCTCCAACAAAACTGAAACAAAAGTAAACAAGGTTCTACCCACAAAAAAGATGTTCTTAGCCCAAACTAACTCTCTTTTGCAAGTTCACCAGCTGAGTCTAATAATCTACTACTTCAGACACTCGCGAGGCCTAACGAAGTGCTTACTTGAACAAGTTGGGTCTTGTTGCCTTGTATGTGGTCTTCAATCTCCTGGTTGGTGGTCTGACCTTCTGGAATACCAATGGGAACTTGATGTCCTTCTTGTGGAATTGCTTTGTGCTCTCTCTCTTGCAAAGCTTAGCAGGGATGGTGGCAGTTTTGATGATCTGGATGCATGGAGACCTAACTCTGTGACGGGAAGCCATCTCGGTGTACATCTGTTCCACACCTCCATTAAGAGTAGTGTCACGGTACTCCTTGTACATGTTGTGGTAACCGGTTCTGCTCTGATAACGCAACCAGATACCATAGTTCTTGATCTTGGTTGGGCTCTTCTCATAAATCTGCAAGTGAATGCTAAATTAGCAAAGGCCACTAAAAGACTCCCTAGGAAAGTGAGAAATAACATAATGTtataaaaactaaaacaaaattaaGCCTCCTTCAGAAGCACTTGTGACAAACAGGGTAAGCATGACACCACCTAGGGTATCTCTGGACATAACAAAATTAGAAAACAATACAAAATTAACTAAGTATTGTGCATAACTAGCTCTCTAGACATTCCTACACGAGACAATTCCTCGAACTGGAGGTTCTATGGCCTCTGTTTTACTTGGTAGCATCAGATAAACACCAAGAGACTGTTGTCTGTACGACATAAGCCTCCATCAGAAGCACTGCTGACAAACAGGGTAAGCATGACACCACCTAGGGTATCTCTGGACTAACTAATCAACCAAATTCAATATCCAAAATGTTATACAAACAATGTAAAGCCAAATTCTTAAACTGGAaattgcagtataaataaatcaTTGTTTCATCTCCAGATGACAATAAAGCATGGCTCTTTCAAAGGTTCAGAAATAAGCAACCAAAATATTTAAACGCAACAACTCAGATACCCTggggagaaatgaaatcagagttAAAGATGTACATAAAGGACCTGCGGATAACATAAACCCAAGTTCTCAACTCCTTAGTATCAACTATCCATTATCAGTTCACTAGGAATATAACAGCTTGACCATTGCACTGGGACAATCATAAAGTAAATCTCTCATCCAAATACTGTTAGAGAAGCTAATACTCAAAACCGTTGTCTAATGACAAGGTGACGAGGTTCACCAGAACTGTAAATTCAACTAGGTAACCAATTGCCCACAATTATCAAATTACTTGAATAAACTATCAAATGGGCAACATGTTGCACACTTAAAACTGTTTTTTCGCTAGACATATTACTTCACTAAAAAATAAAGTCCCTAAAGAAACCAGATCTAACTTACTAATCATGTTGAACACATTAAAACGCCAAAATCAAATCACAGCAACTCTTGAATCAGTTCAATCTAAGTAATAATCAAGTGGAGAAGGAATCAAAATTGTACATACCTCATTGATAGCCAAAACCTGTCCATTGCTCTTCTTAACTTTCTTAAGCTTCCTCAAAAAGTACCTAAAGATACATCAAACAGACCATTAAAATCATCTCAAGAGATCAAGAAACAACTAGGGTTTCATAGGAATTAGGATTTTTGCTCACCAAAACTTAGATTTGGCACGAACTTCGTTGGTTGCCCAAAGCTTCATCCTGTAAATCTTAGGAGTGTCCTCCTTTTCAGTGGGTAGTGCTCTTCCCACAACCTGATATTGATGATACTACacagaaaaaacaacaacaaaatcaaaatcgataaatgCTCAAAACTGAAAAGAGATTCGTAGGAGATATCAAGAACAATCGAGAGAAGGTAACTAACCTTGAATGTCATTTTTTCGTCTGATTTGAAATCCTAGCTACCTCTCTCTCTAGTTCTCCCTGCTGCTCCTCTCGGTAGTGAAGAAAAAAAGGCTACAATGTGTCTTCTCTTCTTTATATATCGTTTTCTCTGGAGATATACGGAAACCCTAGATGATAAGAGGGCGTATCGGGCCTTTTAAGTAATTTAGTTAGGTCCATACAGCATCACTCGATAGGTTAGTCCAATTATAGTGGGCCTTGGACTGAGCAGACGCTGCCCGATCCGTATTTGGCGAATGGACACCGGAGAAAAATGGTGATCATAAGCATGCCAAAatctaggggtgtaaataatacccaaaAATACTCGACCTGCCTGTACCTGTATGAGCCCGCCTATATCCGAAGTAGTCTAAGGCCTGTTACGGCCCGTCATGAGCCATCCGGCCTGGCtttgattaatttattgggcaGTCTCGGactttgcaattaattatgatgcccggtctGATACCCGGTCTGGTGCCCGACCTGAAAGCTTTtcatgtgccattaatcatttaatatcctcttaaaaagacttaaaagttaccattttataattgtcaattttgtgtcaagaaaaataaaatatgtagttgc includes the following:
- the LOC113288701 gene encoding 60S ribosomal protein L18a-2-like is translated as MTFKYHQYQVVGRALPTEKEDTPKIYRMKLWATNEVRAKSKFWYFLRKLKKVKKSNGQVLAINEIYEKSPTKIKNYGIWLRYQSRTGYHNMYKEYRDTTLNGGVEQMYTEMASRHRVRSPCIQIIKTATIPAKLCKRESTKQFHKKDIKFPLVFQKVRPPTRRLKTTYKATRPNLFK